A single region of the Chloroflexota bacterium genome encodes:
- a CDS encoding class I SAM-dependent methyltransferase: protein MVRQQLRKERLTVLDVGGYPGYISAFLPDEATYIVDNVPGVSPGYVVADGRSLPFSDASIDVVVSADTLEHIPKTSRTQFLAELSRVSGAYLILIAPFADPSVEMAETILFEFVRQVMKTEQQQLKEHLQNGLPELADTCSLLTDAGLSYIAFPSGYLHHWLMMMFIKHYLLSIGFAEQMQGPIDEYYNRHFSLDDHRAPSYRQVIVAAKGAGGSVLESIKARFSARPVDTAEQSLKLQSFQILLKMLELRLINLDAQTQRLLWEKDNAIANLQAQLGQVCHDKDRHTENLEHLLREKDSHIDEIENCLAEIESRLADVSHELERVRQGKMMRLMRALEGIRPRKDNK, encoded by the coding sequence ATGGTGCGGCAGCAGCTTAGAAAGGAGCGCTTAACCGTTCTTGATGTCGGCGGTTATCCAGGTTATATTTCCGCTTTCTTGCCGGATGAGGCGACGTATATTGTAGATAACGTGCCTGGTGTATCCCCCGGATACGTTGTGGCCGATGGACGATCCCTGCCCTTTTCTGATGCCAGTATCGATGTCGTCGTCTCGGCCGATACCCTGGAACATATACCTAAGACTTCCAGGACGCAATTCCTTGCTGAACTGAGTCGCGTCTCTGGGGCTTATCTAATCCTCATCGCCCCCTTCGCTGATCCCTCTGTAGAGATGGCCGAGACGATCCTCTTCGAGTTCGTCCGGCAGGTAATGAAGACCGAGCAACAGCAGCTTAAGGAACACCTCCAAAATGGGCTGCCAGAACTGGCTGATACCTGCTCCCTCCTCACTGATGCTGGGCTAAGTTACATCGCCTTCCCCTCTGGCTACCTTCACCACTGGTTGATGATGATGTTCATCAAGCACTATCTGCTCTCTATCGGTTTTGCCGAACAGATGCAAGGGCCAATTGATGAATATTACAATCGGCACTTCTCCCTTGACGACCACCGTGCCCCCTCTTATCGCCAGGTAATCGTGGCCGCTAAAGGGGCTGGTGGGTCTGTTCTGGAGAGCATAAAAGCCAGATTTTCTGCTCGGCCGGTGGACACTGCTGAGCAGAGCTTAAAGCTCCAGAGCTTTCAGATTCTGCTGAAGATGCTCGAACTCCGCCTTATCAATTTAGATGCCCAGACACAGCGCCTATTGTGGGAGAAGGATAACGCCATTGCTAATCTTCAAGCCCAGCTGGGGCAGGTTTGTCACGACAAGGATAGGCATACAGAGAATTTGGAGCATCTTCTCAGAGAGAAGGATAGCCATATAGATGAGATCGAAAACTGTCTGGCTGAGATTGAAAGCCGTCTAGCTGACGTTAGCCATGAACTGGAACGCGTCAGACAGGGAAAAATGATGCGGCTCATGCGGGCCCTCGAGGGCATTCGACCGAGGAAAGACAACAAGTAG